One stretch of Rhodococcus pseudokoreensis DNA includes these proteins:
- a CDS encoding type II secretion system F family protein, with protein sequence MYQQIGIFLVLLLCAGVACIVMGWKDRRDPTAPTRQRRRRSSSKIPRSTQILLVVGFAAGIVVSSLSGWLFTLFLVPALLVGLPYLLGRPEAEQQISRLAAMDEWARNLSSSMKAGSGIEHTIISTPIPDALREEITAFISRLRNNVPPVDAITRFASDLNDSVGDKICGALLLSMQLRGVGLAAVLEGLAEDVGDMVARRRRTEADRKSSRTQAKWVTIIAITTLAAAFLFTNFMEPYKSGGMQIVLLILLTLFAADLYWMKQATKPPTYPRIIGTNDRVNRTDLVGAQR encoded by the coding sequence ATGTATCAGCAAATCGGCATCTTCCTGGTACTGCTGCTGTGCGCCGGGGTCGCCTGCATCGTCATGGGATGGAAAGACCGCCGCGATCCCACCGCGCCCACGCGTCAGCGCCGGCGCCGCAGCTCGTCGAAGATCCCGCGTAGCACCCAGATCCTGCTCGTCGTGGGCTTCGCCGCCGGCATCGTCGTGTCGTCCCTCTCGGGTTGGCTCTTCACCCTCTTTCTGGTCCCGGCGCTACTGGTCGGCTTGCCATACCTGCTCGGCCGCCCCGAAGCAGAACAGCAGATCAGTCGGCTGGCGGCCATGGACGAGTGGGCCCGCAACCTGTCCAGCAGCATGAAGGCTGGTTCGGGAATCGAGCACACCATCATCTCCACTCCGATCCCGGACGCACTACGGGAGGAGATCACGGCGTTCATCAGCCGCCTGCGCAACAACGTCCCTCCGGTGGATGCGATCACACGTTTCGCATCGGACCTCAACGACAGCGTCGGCGACAAGATCTGCGGCGCCTTGCTACTGAGCATGCAACTGCGTGGCGTGGGACTTGCAGCCGTGCTCGAAGGCCTCGCCGAAGACGTCGGTGACATGGTCGCGCGCCGACGCCGCACCGAGGCCGACCGCAAATCCAGCCGTACACAGGCGAAATGGGTCACCATCATCGCGATCACAACACTCGCGGCAGCGTTCCTGTTCACCAACTTCATGGAACCGTACAAGTCGGGCGGAATGCAGATCGTGCTACTGATCCTGCTGACCCTGTTCGCGGCCGACCTGTACTGGATGAAGCAGGCCACCAAACCGCCGACCTACCCCCGCATTATCGGCACCAATGATCGCGTCAACCGCACCGACCTCGTAGGAGCGCAGCGATGA
- a CDS encoding CopG family transcriptional regulator has protein sequence MPGHIHCSEDGSRVTETRPGRIPVGDPIALRFDPETKRKLEDMAEGIGPRRFGALIRVACRRLVTQPKAVGTGLAEQRRLSEALRAIPLVMLKIKLEPDTAQEFAALAAAYDTTVSALMRIALHRFLEAPGRYKHPMRREAERTGLSDWVDVMVNPSSKQQIWRLAGRYGDKLNTSLLRVALRRLLEVPGDLAGDLETIAPLRDLRPEIYARANVHFDEPLRDKLDGLAARVGSDRAELMRLAARRVLEEPGKIEQAVNNEVFRSEKNRKHLMARHARRQARRHTQPD, from the coding sequence ATGCCGGGGCACATTCATTGCAGTGAGGACGGATCGAGGGTGACGGAGACGAGGCCAGGGCGGATCCCGGTGGGCGATCCCATTGCACTGCGGTTCGATCCAGAGACCAAGCGCAAGCTCGAGGACATGGCCGAGGGGATCGGCCCACGTCGATTCGGGGCGTTGATTCGTGTTGCCTGCCGACGACTGGTCACCCAGCCCAAAGCTGTCGGCACTGGCCTCGCCGAACAGCGACGGCTTTCGGAAGCGCTGCGGGCAATCCCGCTGGTCATGCTCAAGATTAAGCTGGAGCCGGACACAGCCCAGGAGTTCGCGGCGCTGGCCGCCGCGTATGACACCACGGTCAGCGCGCTGATGAGGATCGCGCTGCACCGATTCCTGGAAGCGCCTGGCCGCTATAAGCATCCGATGCGCCGCGAGGCCGAGCGGACAGGTTTGTCCGACTGGGTCGACGTGATGGTCAACCCGTCCAGCAAGCAGCAGATCTGGCGACTCGCCGGCCGATACGGGGACAAGCTCAACACGTCCTTGCTCCGGGTCGCACTACGACGACTGCTCGAGGTGCCCGGTGACCTCGCCGGAGACCTGGAAACCATCGCGCCGCTGCGCGATCTCAGGCCCGAAATCTACGCCAGGGCGAATGTGCACTTCGACGAGCCTCTGCGCGACAAGCTCGACGGGTTGGCTGCACGGGTCGGGTCCGATCGCGCTGAGCTGATGCGCCTTGCCGCGAGACGGGTGCTCGAGGAACCCGGAAAGATCGAACAAGCAGTGAACAACGAGGTCTTCCGTAGCGAGAAGAACCGGAAGCACCTCATGGCCAGGCACGCTCGCCGCCAGGCGCGACGCCATACGCAGCCCGACTGA
- a CDS encoding SAF domain-containing protein — protein MASLLTKKIDKLRSSGDDLPPAHNGADQDDPPDLNTRARVRRRPIYLAIGVALVVVAVIGMLTAVNAMRATTDVLVLTNEVQQGETIESKDLAAKSVNVDADLGALPASERGRVVGMSASTRLPAGTVLLPSAITDQVVPGEGLTMVGITVSYSHLPSEPIVPGDMVRVVDTPRDQDDPPVQGPINTKAQVYSTKEIPEAGETTLNLLVPEAEANWVAARGATKRVAIVLDNRVR, from the coding sequence ATGGCATCCCTGCTGACCAAGAAAATCGACAAGCTCCGCTCGTCCGGGGATGACCTGCCCCCGGCGCACAACGGCGCAGATCAGGACGACCCACCCGATCTGAATACCCGCGCGCGCGTCCGTCGACGCCCCATTTACCTGGCGATCGGTGTCGCACTCGTCGTGGTGGCAGTGATCGGCATGCTCACCGCGGTCAACGCGATGCGCGCAACCACCGATGTGCTCGTCCTGACGAACGAGGTGCAGCAAGGCGAGACCATCGAGTCCAAGGACTTGGCCGCCAAATCGGTCAACGTCGATGCCGATCTCGGGGCGCTGCCCGCCAGCGAACGCGGCCGCGTCGTAGGAATGAGTGCCAGCACCCGGTTGCCGGCCGGCACCGTCCTGCTCCCGTCCGCGATCACCGATCAGGTTGTTCCCGGGGAAGGCCTCACGATGGTCGGCATCACGGTGAGCTACAGCCACCTCCCCTCCGAGCCGATCGTCCCCGGTGACATGGTCCGTGTCGTGGATACACCACGCGACCAGGACGACCCGCCCGTACAGGGCCCGATCAACACGAAGGCGCAGGTGTACTCCACCAAGGAGATCCCCGAAGCCGGCGAGACAACGCTCAACCTGCTCGTGCCCGAGGCAGAGGCCAACTGGGTCGCCGCCCGCGGCGCAACCAAGCGTGTCGCGATCGTCCTCGACAACCGAGTGCGGTGA
- a CDS encoding LysM peptidoglycan-binding domain-containing protein has protein sequence MSANAARSRLAGLGYLLILVMLVAGIPAALWALRGNPLDIPWSDFEGLLASPDDGSLLIALLPLVGWAAWATFTVPILLELAATLRGVKAPKLRLLRSQQRTATFLVSGALLLLTAGTATAAPVLTQPADVGSTSPYAPHSQQDDPSASPQTQVDPRATRVAVQPAGPTVTTVRGDTLWGLAQQHLGEGRRYAEILDLNRTAVPEPGFLAEGLTLQLPASQPEVVRGAYTVKQGDTLWDIAERELGDPLRFMEITTPDGTPAGELITVGQQLIMPTAASAAADATPAPALVPPADAAPAPAPAPAPAPEAVPAPAPAPAPVDVAPNWQLDPVEPQMPADLVTNDAPAETDTEDGSSDVVFIGLGISAVAAAGLTGHLALRRRKQQHRRRRGERIALPAETAIQAEQALTAAADPLTTTHVDIALRHLAHHCRSTGIALPGLLAVFVGDNDIELGLVEQVSLPAPWTQIDDTTWSVDPRAFPRSVPEAEISPYPALTAVGTSDDGRDLLLNFEQIGHLAISGTPTATAGVLRALAVELAVSPVADSLHLNLVGYCADLPEAIDNGRITHSEDADTVLTTLANHVELDSEILADNDFESIAQARTAYTTSELTAPEIVLIADPVTEAQAGLLADIARHAPRIAFAAVTTESAHTNAKWTLEVDDNGSAVLARPGIASAGITVTTLDEESYASVLDLLTTTSREPRVAHKGDNPDIRWEAARLDNDISTDEFITSSDPATFSVVGNEDLDHAVDRPEPSDSDEVTAEGELPEADHIWIRLLGEPAVTPPSPGPAEGREKSLTEIAALLITTDGGVLAADIDSKIWPHDVEAARTGTAEQEKEAKARLRRRRNEALSRLRKWLGDTETGEPALIKSGDRTGRTPQRLHDAVTTDWDYWQELVNSHPADVDTARLSAALALVTGQPFSSDDPTAYGWADHTKQDMISAVADVAEELATRYIRGQQVPQDLAAAHVAAETGLEVDIVHEGCWRAVIIATHFSGDTETTQRLIDRMITELDALEEEPEHETKMLLSQLDSTYGSHYRIGAAS, from the coding sequence GTGAGCGCAAACGCCGCGAGGTCCCGCCTTGCCGGACTCGGCTACCTCCTGATCCTGGTGATGCTTGTCGCCGGGATCCCGGCCGCGCTCTGGGCGCTGCGCGGCAATCCGCTCGACATACCGTGGTCGGATTTCGAAGGTTTGCTCGCGAGTCCAGATGACGGCAGTCTTCTCATCGCCCTTCTTCCCCTTGTTGGCTGGGCTGCTTGGGCCACCTTCACCGTCCCGATTCTGCTCGAACTCGCGGCGACACTGCGTGGCGTCAAAGCGCCGAAGCTGCGCCTTCTTCGCTCACAACAGCGGACGGCGACGTTCCTCGTCAGCGGCGCCCTCTTGCTCCTGACCGCCGGAACCGCCACCGCCGCACCCGTCCTGACCCAGCCTGCGGACGTGGGAAGCACGTCTCCGTACGCGCCGCACTCGCAGCAGGACGATCCGAGCGCGTCACCGCAGACACAGGTGGATCCGCGGGCTACCCGGGTGGCGGTACAACCGGCGGGGCCGACAGTGACGACCGTGCGGGGAGACACCCTGTGGGGATTAGCCCAGCAGCATCTCGGAGAGGGCCGCCGCTACGCCGAGATACTGGACCTCAACCGGACTGCTGTCCCCGAGCCAGGGTTTCTGGCCGAAGGGCTGACCCTACAGCTGCCCGCATCCCAGCCCGAGGTGGTACGCGGCGCCTATACGGTCAAGCAGGGCGACACCCTGTGGGATATCGCCGAGCGCGAGCTCGGCGATCCATTGCGTTTCATGGAGATCACGACTCCAGACGGCACCCCGGCTGGCGAGCTGATCACGGTCGGCCAGCAATTGATCATGCCCACCGCCGCCTCCGCGGCGGCTGACGCTACGCCGGCGCCGGCCTTGGTGCCGCCGGCTGATGCTGCTCCGGCTCCGGCTCCGGCTCCCGCTCCGGCTCCGGAAGCTGTTCCGGCTCCCGCTCCGGCGCCCGCGCCTGTGGATGTCGCCCCCAACTGGCAACTCGACCCCGTCGAGCCTCAAATGCCTGCCGACCTCGTCACCAATGACGCGCCGGCAGAGACCGATACCGAGGACGGCTCATCCGACGTCGTGTTCATCGGTCTCGGAATCTCAGCGGTTGCTGCAGCTGGACTCACCGGGCATCTCGCTCTTCGTCGCCGCAAGCAACAACATCGCCGCCGCCGCGGCGAGCGCATCGCCCTTCCCGCCGAAACCGCGATCCAGGCAGAGCAAGCACTCACGGCCGCCGCTGATCCGCTCACCACCACCCACGTCGACATCGCATTGCGACACCTCGCGCACCACTGCAGGTCCACGGGAATCGCTCTGCCGGGCCTGCTGGCGGTCTTCGTCGGTGACAACGACATCGAGCTCGGACTCGTCGAACAGGTCTCACTCCCCGCGCCTTGGACACAGATCGACGACACCACCTGGTCAGTAGATCCGAGAGCGTTTCCGCGCAGCGTTCCCGAGGCCGAGATCAGTCCGTACCCGGCGCTGACGGCAGTCGGAACCAGCGACGACGGTCGCGACCTCTTGCTCAACTTCGAACAGATCGGCCACCTCGCCATCAGCGGCACCCCGACTGCAACAGCCGGGGTACTGCGTGCGCTCGCCGTCGAGCTCGCAGTCTCGCCCGTCGCCGACAGCCTCCACCTCAACCTCGTCGGATACTGCGCCGACCTGCCGGAGGCAATCGACAACGGCCGCATCACCCACTCCGAGGACGCCGACACGGTACTGACGACACTCGCCAATCACGTCGAACTCGACTCCGAAATCCTCGCGGACAACGACTTCGAGTCAATCGCGCAGGCACGCACGGCGTACACCACCAGCGAGCTGACCGCACCCGAGATCGTTCTGATCGCCGATCCGGTGACCGAGGCACAGGCCGGGCTACTCGCCGACATCGCACGGCACGCACCCCGAATCGCGTTCGCCGCAGTGACCACCGAGAGCGCACATACCAACGCCAAATGGACCCTCGAGGTCGACGACAACGGCTCGGCCGTCCTTGCTCGTCCAGGAATCGCGTCGGCCGGCATCACAGTGACCACCCTCGATGAGGAGAGCTACGCGTCTGTCCTAGACCTACTGACCACCACCTCACGCGAACCTCGCGTTGCCCACAAGGGCGATAACCCTGACATTCGATGGGAAGCAGCCCGTCTCGACAACGACATCTCGACCGACGAGTTCATAACCAGCTCCGATCCCGCAACCTTCAGCGTGGTCGGGAACGAGGACCTCGACCATGCCGTCGACCGACCAGAGCCGTCCGATTCGGATGAGGTCACCGCAGAAGGCGAGCTGCCGGAGGCGGATCACATCTGGATCAGGCTGCTCGGCGAACCCGCCGTCACACCCCCGTCACCAGGGCCGGCCGAAGGCCGAGAGAAGAGCCTGACCGAAATCGCCGCGCTTCTCATCACCACTGATGGCGGAGTCCTCGCCGCGGACATCGACAGCAAAATCTGGCCCCATGACGTCGAAGCCGCCAGAACCGGCACAGCCGAGCAGGAGAAAGAAGCGAAGGCCCGGCTCCGCCGGCGCCGCAACGAAGCGCTCTCTCGCCTGCGTAAGTGGCTCGGTGACACCGAGACCGGTGAACCCGCCCTCATCAAGTCCGGAGATCGAACCGGCCGGACCCCGCAACGGCTCCACGACGCCGTCACGACCGACTGGGACTACTGGCAGGAACTCGTCAATTCCCATCCCGCTGACGTCGACACCGCCCGGTTATCCGCCGCACTAGCTCTGGTCACCGGTCAACCTTTCAGTAGCGATGACCCCACCGCCTACGGGTGGGCCGACCACACCAAGCAAGACATGATCTCCGCCGTTGCCGACGTCGCCGAGGAGCTCGCCACCCGCTACATCCGCGGCCAACAAGTTCCCCAGGACCTCGCGGCTGCACACGTCGCCGCGGAGACGGGCCTCGAGGTCGACATCGTCCACGAAGGGTGCTGGCGTGCGGTGATCATCGCCACCCACTTCTCGGGTGACACCGAGACCACCCAAAGGTTGATCGATCGCATGATCACCGAGCTCGACGCCCTTGAAGAAGAGCCCGAACACGAAACCAAGATGCTTTTGAGTCAGCTCGACTCCACTTACGGGAGCCACTACCGGATCGGAGCAGCATCATGA
- a CDS encoding CPBP family intramembrane glutamic endopeptidase codes for MSNDKPRTSTGDLLVASTNPRRPATLKTGFPRLCLAVLLWVFLIFFAGVPTISAQEGNAVGLGLLVLAIIWGVFLLCMLALLGSSHGARATVARARWAARSIGRTLPQPRTIVMLLAVTIVTPAVTALLRGPILDLVVATAGTDQSPAQRAADADRSTWSTSGWAGHIPGPTLMSGVVFEELMFRGPLVAAVVFARRCIRSGWPKWAARILIAVLWIFLGYEFGIGHDTFSALNAALMVVAGLLWGVLAIWTKSLLPSIASHALYNLFADW; via the coding sequence TTGTCCAACGACAAGCCCCGAACATCAACGGGTGACCTGCTCGTAGCAAGTACAAATCCACGACGGCCCGCCACGCTCAAGACCGGCTTCCCGAGATTGTGCTTGGCAGTCTTGCTGTGGGTATTCCTCATCTTTTTTGCGGGCGTACCGACCATATCCGCTCAAGAAGGGAACGCGGTCGGACTCGGCCTTCTTGTTCTTGCCATCATCTGGGGCGTGTTCCTGCTCTGCATGCTTGCTCTGTTGGGTTCCTCCCATGGCGCCCGTGCCACGGTCGCCCGGGCCCGCTGGGCAGCACGCAGCATCGGCCGCACACTTCCACAGCCTCGGACTATCGTGATGCTCCTTGCTGTCACAATCGTCACCCCGGCAGTGACGGCACTGCTGAGAGGCCCGATTCTCGACCTCGTGGTCGCGACAGCAGGAACGGACCAATCACCTGCGCAACGTGCCGCGGACGCTGATAGGTCCACCTGGTCAACGTCGGGCTGGGCCGGCCACATCCCTGGTCCGACGCTGATGTCCGGGGTCGTCTTTGAAGAACTCATGTTCCGAGGACCACTTGTCGCTGCGGTCGTCTTTGCCCGCAGATGCATTCGCAGCGGCTGGCCCAAATGGGCAGCTCGCATCCTGATCGCCGTTCTTTGGATTTTCCTTGGCTATGAATTCGGCATCGGACACGACACCTTCTCCGCCTTGAACGCAGCACTCATGGTGGTCGCCGGCCTTCTCTGGGGAGTCCTCGCCATCTGGACAAAGTCGCTGCTCCCCTCAATCGCGAGCCATGCGCTCTACAACCTCTTCGCAGACTGGTGA
- a CDS encoding CpaF family protein translates to MNSEDATQPPQNKITELPFFSAPIPDADLAGGGRSSVSEITLPDTDPFRSLRLHELPPASTNGHSGTARRSVPPAAKAKVDRALVRALQKEAAELLRDYRSARDRERHDPKNAGKYFAPFTEEEEREFGRETITGLVKNHVQKTINSGGEAFTIVEEEALIKAIFDAQFNLGPLQELVEEPHVTDIFLNGAAVYVKFPDGHYEHRDPVVDTPEELLEWMGLLASRADNGGRPFSRLNPSLRLTMRGGHRLSVMGYSVKRPSVAIRIHRLKNIALDQLAVEHRMMPIELATILSCAVRGGASVVTGGGMGFGKTTFTRALANALPLQTRIGIAETERELFIDELPGREDFVVDAETILGGGERGVDGELAGSYTLSDILYEFVRQQLDYMIVGEVAGHEILALLKALQTARGGLSTTHAYTARGVVDRLVNLATEPPMNATVDYVERQLAEHIDLIVQLGTKVRVDGEGSRTSVRYVDEVVYVEPGDDKKPSFSTIYRGYSDGTGEFGSIPQPLLRKLLAGGFKRINLPSDSLRHFDEERDLYDDEEVA, encoded by the coding sequence ATGAACTCCGAAGACGCGACTCAGCCTCCGCAGAACAAGATCACGGAACTTCCCTTCTTCTCAGCCCCGATCCCGGACGCCGACCTCGCAGGTGGGGGCCGCAGTTCGGTATCGGAAATCACGCTCCCCGATACCGATCCGTTTCGATCGCTTCGCCTACACGAACTGCCACCGGCCAGCACCAATGGGCACAGCGGCACTGCGCGACGGTCCGTGCCGCCGGCCGCGAAGGCCAAGGTCGATCGCGCCCTGGTCCGCGCTCTGCAGAAAGAAGCTGCGGAACTGTTGCGTGACTACCGGTCAGCGCGTGACCGCGAGCGCCACGACCCGAAGAACGCCGGCAAATACTTCGCCCCGTTCACCGAGGAGGAAGAACGCGAGTTCGGCCGTGAGACGATCACCGGCCTGGTCAAGAACCACGTCCAGAAGACCATCAACTCCGGCGGCGAAGCCTTCACAATCGTCGAAGAAGAAGCCCTGATCAAGGCCATCTTCGACGCGCAGTTCAACCTGGGCCCGCTGCAGGAACTCGTCGAAGAGCCGCACGTCACCGACATCTTCCTCAACGGCGCGGCCGTCTACGTCAAGTTTCCCGACGGACACTATGAACACCGCGACCCAGTGGTCGACACCCCCGAGGAACTCCTCGAGTGGATGGGACTGCTGGCCTCACGCGCCGACAACGGCGGCCGGCCATTCTCCCGGCTCAATCCGTCACTGCGTCTGACAATGCGCGGAGGCCACCGACTGTCGGTGATGGGCTACTCGGTCAAACGGCCCTCGGTGGCAATTCGCATCCACCGCCTCAAGAACATCGCCCTCGATCAGCTCGCCGTCGAACATCGGATGATGCCGATCGAGCTCGCGACCATCCTCTCGTGCGCAGTCCGTGGCGGTGCCTCGGTGGTCACCGGCGGCGGAATGGGCTTCGGAAAAACGACCTTCACGCGTGCACTGGCCAATGCGCTTCCTCTGCAGACGCGAATCGGAATCGCGGAAACCGAACGGGAACTCTTCATCGACGAACTGCCAGGCCGCGAGGATTTCGTGGTCGACGCCGAGACAATCCTGGGCGGCGGAGAACGCGGTGTAGACGGTGAGCTCGCCGGCAGCTACACCCTCTCGGACATCCTGTACGAGTTCGTGCGACAGCAGCTCGACTACATGATCGTCGGTGAGGTCGCCGGTCACGAGATCCTCGCTCTTCTCAAGGCACTGCAGACGGCCAGAGGAGGGCTATCCACTACGCACGCGTACACCGCTCGCGGTGTAGTCGACCGTCTGGTGAACCTGGCCACCGAACCCCCGATGAACGCGACGGTGGACTACGTCGAACGCCAGCTCGCAGAGCACATCGACCTGATCGTCCAACTCGGCACGAAGGTCCGCGTCGATGGCGAAGGGTCGCGCACCTCGGTCCGCTACGTCGACGAAGTCGTCTACGTCGAGCCCGGCGACGACAAGAAGCCGTCCTTCTCCACGATCTACCGGGGATACTCGGACGGCACAGGAGAATTCGGATCCATTCCACAACCTCTGCTCCGCAAGCTGCTCGCCGGCGGATTCAAGCGAATCAACCTCCCCAGCGACAGCCTTCGCCACTTCGACGAAGAACGCGACCTCTACGACGATGAAGAGGTGGCGTGA
- a CDS encoding TadE/TadG family type IV pilus assembly protein: MTNALRKRLASRLPEEHRDKGAVTLMTVVFAPVLIFFVWGLIVDGGGMLTADQRADNVAEDAARAAGQQIIGSVSARGIDTVVDPVRATAAAKRYLFEAGVDGDVIPTGPRTLLITTRIVYNSKLLPYPRTKLLVGTAAVNLNRTNAGEVYIP, translated from the coding sequence ATGACCAACGCCCTGCGTAAGCGACTCGCCTCCCGCCTGCCGGAGGAGCACCGCGACAAGGGTGCCGTCACCCTGATGACGGTGGTCTTCGCCCCCGTCCTGATCTTTTTCGTCTGGGGACTGATCGTCGACGGTGGCGGCATGCTCACCGCCGACCAGCGAGCCGACAACGTCGCCGAGGACGCTGCCCGAGCAGCCGGTCAGCAGATCATCGGATCGGTGAGCGCCCGCGGCATCGACACGGTCGTCGACCCGGTCCGCGCGACGGCAGCCGCCAAGAGATACCTGTTCGAGGCCGGCGTCGACGGCGACGTGATCCCCACCGGCCCGCGCACCCTCCTGATCACGACCCGCATCGTCTACAACTCGAAACTTCTGCCATACCCCAGAACGAAACTGCTCGTCGGTACGGCCGCTGTGAATCTCAACCGCACCAACGCCGGGGAGGTGTACATTCCGTGA
- a CDS encoding type II secretion system F family protein: protein MSIQMTVILYTSVGTIGIYLVALYFMRAQPALSDAMSRLSGPAPERTSTAGTSLIDGMANKLGIRVHPYLQDSKFFTLPNADLALLHRDPAHVLGEKLVAALLGLLIFPFLNLVLTAFGVGLGWSIPAILSIATAFLLFLIPDIEIRRRATAARAEFAQALSSYIDLVALCRRGGIGTTQSLERAAQVGDSWVFLRLDEELYEAGRSGEAPWNALTRVSHELGLTELGDLADIMNMTGDKGASVYASLRAKAAGLRSAQASAEQGAAAEATEKLAMPLAGLAGLFIMLLLIPALTIITG from the coding sequence ATGAGCATTCAGATGACGGTCATCCTCTACACGAGCGTTGGAACAATCGGCATCTACCTGGTCGCCCTCTACTTCATGCGCGCACAACCCGCACTCAGCGATGCCATGTCGCGCCTGTCCGGACCGGCCCCGGAGCGCACGTCGACAGCCGGAACCTCCCTGATCGACGGGATGGCGAACAAACTCGGCATCCGGGTCCACCCCTACCTACAGGACAGTAAATTCTTCACGCTCCCCAACGCCGATCTCGCCCTGCTGCACCGAGATCCCGCCCACGTACTCGGGGAAAAGCTCGTCGCAGCACTGCTCGGACTGCTCATCTTCCCCTTCCTCAACCTCGTCCTGACTGCATTCGGGGTCGGCCTGGGATGGTCCATCCCGGCCATCCTGTCGATTGCGACCGCCTTCCTGCTCTTCCTCATCCCCGACATCGAGATCCGACGCCGGGCAACCGCGGCACGAGCCGAATTCGCGCAGGCGCTGAGCTCCTACATCGATCTCGTCGCGCTGTGCCGACGCGGTGGCATCGGCACCACCCAGAGCCTCGAGCGCGCTGCGCAGGTGGGAGATTCATGGGTGTTCCTGCGCCTCGACGAGGAACTGTACGAAGCCGGGCGCTCCGGCGAAGCCCCGTGGAATGCCCTGACACGCGTCTCCCATGAGCTCGGCCTGACCGAGCTGGGCGACCTGGCCGACATCATGAACATGACCGGAGACAAAGGCGCATCCGTCTACGCATCACTGCGGGCAAAGGCCGCGGGCCTGCGATCCGCTCAGGCCAGCGCAGAACAAGGTGCGGCAGCGGAGGCCACCGAAAAGCTGGCTATGCCGCTGGCCGGACTCGCCGGCTTGTTCATCATGCTGCTGCTCATCCCGGCACTGACCATCATCACCGGCTAG